A genomic window from Neoarius graeffei isolate fNeoGra1 chromosome 5, fNeoGra1.pri, whole genome shotgun sequence includes:
- the LOC132887217 gene encoding rho guanine nucleotide exchange factor 4-like isoform X5 — MDDQELGFKAGDVIEVVDATNKEWWWGRILDSEGWFPASFVRLRVNQDEPMEDYLAQLEEAQEEQSSGVGLLLGPGLPCKEQMRTNVINEIMSTERDYIKHLKDICEGYIKQCRRRMDMFTEEQLCTIFGNIEDIYRFQKKFLKCLEKRFNKDEPHLSEIGSCFLEHQTDFQIYSEYCNNHPNACVQLSKLMKLNKYVFFFEACRLLQKMIDISLDGFLLTPVQKICKYPLQLAELLKYTNPQHRDYKDVEAALNGMKNVARLINERKRRLENVDKIAQWQSSIEDWEGEDILSRSSDLIYSGELTKISPPHAKSQQRMFFLFNHQMVYCKKDLLRRDILYYKGRMDMDQMEVLDVEDGKDRELNVSVKNAVKLRSLSGDEVHLLCAKKPEQKQRWLRAFGDEREQVQHDQETGFSITEVQKKQAMLNACKSHPAGKPKAVTRPYYDFLLRQKHPTLPTSLPQQQVFMLAEPKRKSSNFWHNIGRLTPFKK; from the exons ATGGATGATCAGGAGCTCGGCTTCAAGGCTGGAGACGTCATTGAAGTAGTGGACGCCACAAACAAGGAGTGGTGGTGGGGACGCATCCTGGACAGCGAGGGCTGGTTTCCAGCCAGCTTTGTCAGA TTGCGTGTGAACCAGGATGAGCCGATGGAGGATTACCTGGCACAGCTGGAGGAGGCTCAGGAGGAGCAGAGCTCCGGTGTTgggctgctcctcggacctggccTGCCCTGCAAAGAACAGATGAGGACCAACGTCATCAATGAGATCATGAGCACAGAAAGGGATTACATcaaacacctgaaggacatctgtGAG GGTTACATCAAACAGTGCCGGAGGCGCATGGACATGTTCACAGAAGAGCAGCTGTGCACCATCTTTGGAAACATTGAGGACATCTATCGGTTCCAAAAGAAGTTCCTGAAATGTCTAGAGAAGAGGTTCAACAAGGATGAGCCTCATCTCAGCGAAATCGGCTCCTGCTTTTTAGAGCAT CAAACAGATTTCCAGATCTACTCGGAGTATTGTAACAACCACCCGAACGCCTGTGTCCAGCTTTCCAAGCTGATGAAGCTCAACAAGTATGTGTTCTTCTTTGAAGCCTGCCGTCTCCTCCAGAAGATGATTGACATTTCTCTGGATGGTTTCCTCCTCACTCCCGTTCAAAAGATCTGCAAGTACCCACTGCAGCTGGCCGAGTTACTGAAGTACACCAACCCCCAGCACAG GGACTACAAAGATGTGGAGGCAGCTTTAAATGGGATGAAGAATGTGGCCCGGCTGATTAACGAGAGAAAACGGCGTCTGGAGAATGTGGATAAGATCGCTCAGTGGCAGAGCTCCATCGAGGACTGGGAG ggtGAAGATATCCTCAGCAGGAGCTCGGACCTGATTTACTCCGGAGAGCTCACAAAGATCTCTCCACCTCATGCCAAGAGCCAGCAACGCATGTTCTTCCTTTTCAACCACCAGATGGTCTACTGTAAAAAG GATTTGCTCCGCAGGGACATCCTGTACTACAAGGGGAGGATGGACATGGATCAGATGGAGGTGTTGGACGTGGAGGACGGGAAGGACAGGGagctgaacgtgagtgtgaagaaCGCAGTGAAGCTCCGCTCGCTCAGTGGAGACGAGGTTCATCTCCTGTGCGCTAAAAAACCTGAACAGAAGCAGCGCTGGCTCCGAGCGTTCGGAGACGAGAGGGAGCAGGTGCAACATGACCAAGAAACAg GTTTTTCCATCACTGAGGTGCAGAAGAAGCAGGCCATGCTCAATGCCTGTAAAAGCCATCCAGCTGGAAAGCCCAAAG CCGTGACCAGGCCCTACTACGACTTCCTGCTGCGGCAGAAACACCCGACGCTCCCCACCAGCCTCCCGCAGCAGCAGGTCTTCATGCTGGCCGAGCCCAAACGCAAGAGCTCCAACTTCTGGCACAACATTGGCCGACTGACACCTTTTAAaaagtga